One segment of Triticum aestivum cultivar Chinese Spring chromosome 2A, IWGSC CS RefSeq v2.1, whole genome shotgun sequence DNA contains the following:
- the LOC123187972 gene encoding protein FAR1-RELATED SEQUENCE 5, which translates to MDGLKFFFEEAESGLVPKTHAGDLLGGGIDVVESVVASIHEGRGRSSGVISSEPMDDSSAKEQFRVVGANLGSQNNGGSEVVGDSNDMASQETSHASMGDEGDAEGVVVNKSKASCWTRRVRIGNAPEERDANPSRVPALEASMRAYADNKVGTVVNPAIGTSFDTVEEAYEFYNLYSWETGFGVRYAKSRLNVHRKKCMQEFVCACAGKPLQSNSRSSRCGCPALMRVLRSDDKGWYICEHKAEHNHSVSVNCMEKLHWKSHRHIDRYTRDLVKQLRENNISLSKVYSVVGSFFGSVKEVPFTKRSLKTLCGKLNREQSENDATKTIEVFNAMRAEDPEFKYSVQVDSDGRVKTLMWTTGRSIEQFKCFGDVVTFDTTYKTNLYDMPFGLFVGVNNHFQSIIFGGVLMSDEKIETFKWIFTEFFQMIGAPQPRTMLTDQARAMEVAIEDVMPHTTHRWCKWHVLKKAKECLGPLLGKGSEFKQEFNKMVHHIVSEKEFEDGWACMVEKHGLQNNVFLTQIYETRMKWAKPYFMDVFCAKMTSTQRSESANHLLKGYVPPGSPMHLFVRQYEKMQFDRDSEESYQEKRTKLGGVVLAQNLPIEVHASKIYTRAMFEKFGEALYECGSYVLIEDVPRREYTARHVKKDSRDKWCKNEFRVQVNEDADEFKCECGMFEHFGMVCSHALKVMIQLGLQEVPAGHIMKRWTRDARDILPPEFLRYQKDQGPLKYSSRRHNNLHLMCLEIVRLGDSNVDAYTLAIEQLRNVKMLLEPVAAIRDGMGLSDRELAGDSAGSTTAQKHHFGPTNQLQSASQCSDSFAAPSKKRPAGRPTTSRDKAPYEQPAKRSRFCSICRGQGHKSTTCPQRGDLPKAPRKSPRCSRCSLTGHRRNTCTNTPKADFYG; encoded by the exons ATGGATGGCCTCAAGTTCTTCTTTGAGGAAGCAGAATCAGG ATTGGTTCCTAAAACTCATGCGGGTGATTTATTGGGTGGAGGAATCGATGTTGTGGAGTCTGTGGTTGCTTCGATCCATGAAGGTCGCGGGCGCTCCTCTGGTGTGATTTCTTCTGAGCCGATGGATGACAGCAGCGCCAAAGAGCAGTTCCGAGTGGTGGGCGCGAATCTCGGCTCACAAAACAACGGTGGGAGCGAAGTGGTTGGCGACTCGAACGACATGGCTTCTCAGGAAACTTCCCATGCGTCAATGGGAGATGAGGGAGATGCAGAGGGGGTGGTCGTCAACAAATCAAAGGCCTCGTGTTGGACTCGACG TGTCAGGATTGGCAACGCGCCAGAAGAGAGGGATGCCAACCCAAGCAGAGTCCCTGCCCTCGAGGCTTCAATGAGAGCTTATGCAGACAACAAGGTTGGCACGGTTGTTAACCCGGCAATCGGAACTAGCTTTGACACGGTTGAAGAAGCGTATGAGTTTTACAACCTATATTCCTGGGAGACAGGGTTTGGCGTTCGGTATGCCAAAAGCAGGTTGAACGTCCATCGGAAAAAGTGCATGCAGGAGTTTGTATGCGCGTGTGCG GGCAAGCCATTGCAGTCGAACAGCCGCTCGTCGAGGTGTGGATGCCCTGCGTTGATGCGGGTGCTTAGATCAGATGATAAAGGGTGGTACATATGCGAACACAAAGCAGAGCACAACCATTCTGTATCGGTTAACTGTATGGAGAAGCTGCACTGGAAATCACACAGGCACATAGATAGATACACTAGAGACTTGGTGAAACAGCTAAGAGAAAACAATATAAGCCTGAGCAAGGTTTATAGTGTGGTTGGCAGTTTTTTTGGATCTGTGAAGGAGGTGCCATTCACAAAGAGATCTCTCAAAACTCTTTGTGGAAAACTGAATAGAGAGCAGTCGGAAAATGATGCTACAAAAACAATAGAGGTGTTCAATGCCATGCGGGCTGAAGATCCTGAGTTCAAGTACAGTGTGCAAGTTGATAGTGATGGCCGAGTCAAGACTTTGATGTGGACAACAGGAAGAAGCATAGAGCAATTTAAGTGTTTTGGAGATGTTGTAACGTTTGATACGACATACAAAACAAATCTATACGACATGCCATTTGGCCTCTTTGTTGGTGTCAACAATCACTTCCAAAGCATTATATTTGGAGGGGTGCTGATGAGCGATGAGAAAATTGAAACTTTCAAGTGGATATTCACAGAGTTTTTTCAGATGATAGGAGCGCCACAACCACGCACAATGCTCACAG ACCAAGCTCGTGCAATGGAGGTTGCCATAGAAGATGTCATGCCGCATACAACACATCGGTGGTGCAAATGGCATGTGCTGAAGAAAGCAAAAGAGTGCCTTGGGCCACTCTTAGGCAAGGGCAGCGAGTTCAAACAAGAGTTCAACAAGATGGTGCACCACATTGTTAGCGAGAAAGAATTCGAGGATGGTTGGGCATGTATGGTTGAGAAACATGGTCTACAAAATAATGTATTCCTCACACAGATATATGAGACGCGGATGAAATGGGCTAAACCTTACTTCATGGATGTTTTCTGCGCCAAAATGACCAGCACGCAACGTAGCGAGAGTGCTAATCATTTGCTCAAAGGATATGTGCCACCAGGATCACCGATGCACCTTTTCGTCCGGCAATATGAGAAGATGCAATTTGACAGAGATTCAGAGGAGAGCTATCAAGAGAAGAGAACGAAACTG GGGGGCGTTGTGCTGGCTCAGAACCTACCTATTGAGGTACATGCATCGAAAATTTATACAAGGGCCATGTTTGAAAAATTTGGTGAGGCACTATATGAATGTGGATCATATGTTCTCATCGAAGATGTGCCTCGTCGTGAATACACAGCGAGGCATGTAAAGAAGGATTCAAGGGACAAATGGTGCAAAAATGAATTCCGCGTTCAGGTCAACGAGGATGCAGACGAATTCAAGTGTGAATGTGGAATGTTTGAACATTTTGGCATGGTGTGCAGCCATGCCCTGAAG GTAATGATACAGCTTGGTCTGCAGGAGGTCCCAGCCGGGCACATAATGAAGCGTTGGACAAGGGATGCAAGGGACATACTACCTCCAGAATTTCTGCGTTACCAAAAGGATCAGGGTCCTCTTAAGTACTCTTCGCGGCGACATAATAATCTGCATCTGATGTGCCTTGAAATTGTTAGGCTAGGTGACAGCAATGTGGATGCGTATACTCTTGCGATAGAGCAGCTACGAAATGTGAAAATGTTGCTCGAGCCGGTGGCTGCTATACGTGATGGCATGGGATTATCAGACAGAGAGCTGGCAGGTGATTCTGCAGGTTCAACGACAGCACAGAAGCATCATTTTGGCCCAACAAATCAGTTGCAAAGTGCCTCACAATGTTCAGATAGCTTTGCGGCGCCATCAAAGAAGAGACCAGCGGGGCGCCCCACGACTAGCCGCGACAAAGCACCGTACGAACAGCCAGCTAAGAGGAGTAGGTTCTGTTCAATCTGTCGTGGCCAAGGGCACAAGAGCACAACATGTCCGCAGCGGGGTGATCTGCCAAAGGCGCCAAGGAAGTCACCTCGCTGCTCCAGATGCAGCCTGACAGGCCACAGAAGGAACACCTGCACCAACACGCCCAAGGCAGATTTCTATGGTTGA